The Nocardioides panzhihuensis genome has a segment encoding these proteins:
- a CDS encoding ATP-binding protein, producing the protein MRAQVIVLAGPSGAGKSRLAERLGLPVLRLDDFYKDGSDPSLPRITEGPNAGLVDWDHPDSWLPDDAVKTLAELCETGTADVPVYDIAHDGRTGWQTLTLGDEPFFVAEGIFAQDIVADCRTAGLLAAAYCVTQSPTVTFWRRLTRDLREHRKPPFVLVKRGLALMRAQPQVVADAVAKGCTAVYPKHGYVAIRRLTALRTRP; encoded by the coding sequence GTGCGTGCTCAGGTCATCGTCCTCGCCGGCCCCTCGGGCGCCGGGAAGTCCCGCCTAGCCGAGCGGCTGGGCCTGCCGGTCCTCCGGTTGGACGACTTCTACAAGGACGGCTCCGACCCCTCGCTCCCGCGGATCACCGAGGGCCCCAACGCGGGCCTGGTCGACTGGGACCACCCCGACTCCTGGCTTCCAGATGACGCGGTGAAGACGCTCGCCGAGCTCTGCGAGACCGGCACCGCGGACGTGCCGGTCTACGACATCGCCCACGACGGCCGCACCGGCTGGCAGACCCTGACCCTCGGCGACGAACCGTTCTTCGTCGCCGAGGGCATCTTCGCCCAGGACATCGTGGCCGACTGCCGCACCGCGGGGCTGCTGGCCGCCGCGTACTGCGTCACCCAGTCGCCGACGGTGACCTTCTGGCGCCGCCTCACCCGCGATCTCCGCGAACACCGCAAACCCCCGTTCGTGCTGGTCAAGCGGGGCCTGGCGCTGATGCGCGCGCAGCCGCAGGTGGTCGCGGACGCGGTCGCCAAGGGCTGCACCGCGGTCTATCCGAAGCACGGCTACGTCGCGATCCGGCGGCTCACAGCGCTGCGTACGCGTCCTTGA
- the deoC gene encoding deoxyribose-phosphate aldolase: protein MPNASDIAKLIDHTLLKPEATRADVEALILEAAELGTYSVCVSPSMLPVNAPAELKVAVVCGFPSGKHISSVKAAEAAAAVEAGADEVDMVIDVGAAKEKRYTDVEADIAAVRAAVPAPTVLKVIIESAALEDDEIAGVCQAAVRAEADFVKTSTGFHPAGGASVHAVELMRKTVGPDVGVKASGGVRTMEQAEQMIAAGASRLGVSGSRALLAGAPGSAAGY, encoded by the coding sequence GTGCCTAACGCCTCTGACATCGCGAAGCTGATCGACCACACCCTCCTCAAGCCCGAGGCGACCCGCGCCGACGTCGAGGCGCTGATCCTGGAGGCCGCCGAGCTCGGCACCTACTCGGTGTGCGTCTCGCCGTCGATGCTTCCGGTCAACGCGCCGGCCGAGCTCAAGGTCGCCGTCGTGTGCGGCTTCCCCAGCGGCAAGCACATCTCCTCGGTCAAGGCCGCCGAGGCCGCTGCCGCGGTCGAGGCCGGCGCCGACGAGGTCGACATGGTCATCGATGTCGGGGCTGCGAAGGAGAAGCGCTACACCGATGTCGAGGCCGACATCGCCGCGGTCCGCGCGGCCGTCCCCGCCCCCACCGTGCTCAAGGTGATCATCGAATCCGCGGCGCTCGAGGACGACGAGATCGCGGGCGTGTGCCAGGCCGCCGTGCGCGCCGAGGCCGACTTCGTGAAGACGTCCACCGGCTTCCACCCCGCCGGCGGTGCCAGCGTCCACGCCGTCGAGCTGATGCGCAAGACCGTCGGTCCCGACGTCGGGGTCAAGGCCTCGGGCGGCGTACGCACCATGGAGCAGGCCGAGCAGATGATCGCCGCCGGAGCGTCCAGGCTCGGGGTCTCGGGCTCGCGCGCGCTGCTCGCCGGGGCGCCGGGGTCGGCCGCCGGCTACTGA
- a CDS encoding phospho-sugar mutase, with translation MIPTDQSALVVKAREWLAGDPDEQTRAELESLLTSTDPGAVAELADRFSGTLQFGTAGLRGALGAGPNRMNRVVVIKAAAGLARYLLATGAQGPVVIGYDARHNSDVFALDTAEVMTGAGLHALVMPRSLPTPVLAYAVKALDASAGVMVTASHNPPQDNGYKVYLGDGAQIVPPADAEIAKRIAAVDKVTSVTRGAPGRTISEDLVDSYLDTVVGLLDEGGARDLTTVYTPLHGVGGDLVQLAMKFAGFPTPHVVKEQERPDPEFPTVAFPNPEEPGAMDRAIALASKKGVDLVIANDPDADRCAAAIPVAGKKWRMLTGDEVGALLATHLIRKGVTGTYAASIVSSSLLGKIAAAAGQPYAETLTGFKWISRAPGLAFGYEEALGYCVDPEHVRDKDGISALLLLCELAASLKAEGRDLADLLDELSVTHGLHATSQLSIRLEDPAQIVAGMQRLRDRPVTALAGSAVLQIDDLALGEGGLPPTDGIRYQLAGGSRVIVRPSGTEPKIKCYLEVVQPVVDASALGQARAGAEIALGALKVDIRAALGL, from the coding sequence ATGATCCCCACCGACCAGTCCGCGCTCGTGGTCAAGGCACGGGAATGGCTCGCCGGCGACCCCGACGAGCAGACCCGAGCCGAGCTCGAGAGCCTGCTGACCTCCACCGACCCGGGTGCTGTCGCCGAGCTGGCCGACAGGTTCTCGGGCACGCTCCAGTTCGGCACCGCCGGACTTCGAGGAGCGCTCGGGGCCGGGCCCAACCGGATGAACCGGGTGGTCGTCATCAAGGCCGCCGCGGGACTGGCCCGTTACCTGCTCGCCACCGGCGCGCAGGGGCCGGTGGTGATCGGCTACGACGCCCGGCACAACTCCGACGTCTTCGCCCTCGACACCGCCGAGGTGATGACCGGAGCGGGTCTCCACGCGCTGGTGATGCCGCGTTCGCTGCCGACGCCGGTCCTGGCGTACGCCGTCAAGGCCCTCGACGCGAGCGCCGGGGTGATGGTGACGGCCAGCCACAACCCGCCGCAGGACAACGGCTACAAGGTCTACCTCGGCGACGGCGCGCAGATCGTGCCGCCGGCAGATGCCGAGATCGCCAAGCGGATCGCGGCCGTCGACAAGGTCACCTCGGTCACCCGAGGCGCCCCTGGGCGCACGATCAGCGAGGACCTGGTCGACAGCTATCTCGACACGGTCGTCGGGCTGCTCGACGAAGGCGGTGCTCGCGACCTCACGACCGTCTACACGCCGCTGCACGGTGTCGGCGGCGACCTGGTGCAGCTGGCGATGAAGTTCGCCGGCTTCCCCACGCCCCACGTCGTCAAGGAGCAGGAGCGGCCCGACCCCGAGTTCCCGACCGTCGCCTTCCCCAACCCCGAGGAGCCCGGCGCGATGGACCGGGCGATCGCGCTGGCGAGCAAGAAGGGCGTCGACCTGGTCATCGCCAACGACCCGGACGCCGACCGCTGCGCAGCCGCGATCCCGGTGGCCGGCAAGAAGTGGCGGATGCTGACCGGTGACGAGGTCGGCGCGCTGCTGGCGACCCATCTGATCCGCAAGGGCGTCACCGGGACGTACGCCGCCTCGATCGTCTCCTCGTCCCTGCTCGGGAAGATCGCTGCGGCCGCCGGGCAGCCGTACGCCGAGACGCTCACCGGCTTCAAGTGGATCTCGCGCGCGCCCGGCCTCGCCTTCGGCTACGAGGAGGCGTTGGGCTACTGCGTCGATCCCGAGCATGTCCGCGACAAGGACGGCATCTCGGCGCTGCTGCTCCTGTGCGAGCTGGCGGCGTCGCTGAAGGCGGAGGGGCGCGACCTGGCCGACCTGCTCGACGAGCTCTCGGTCACGCACGGCCTGCACGCGACCTCACAGCTCTCCATCCGGCTCGAGGACCCGGCTCAGATCGTCGCCGGGATGCAGCGACTCCGCGACCGCCCCGTCACCGCGCTCGCCGGGTCCGCAGTACTGCAGATCGACGATCTTGCTCTCGGCGAGGGCGGGCTGCCGCCGACCGACGGGATCCGCTACCAGCTGGCCGGTGGGTCACGTGTGATCGTGCGACCCAGCGGCACCGAGCCCAAGATCAAGTGCTACCTCGAGGTCGTGCAGCCGGTCGTCGATGCCTCCGCGCTGGGACAGGCGCGGGCCGGCGCCGAGATCGCGCTCGGAGCGCTCAAGGTCGACATCCGCGCCGCCCTCGGTCTCTAG
- a CDS encoding purine-nucleoside phosphorylase: MTTPYELAKEAAAALAEKTGVEKHDIALVLGSGWLPAADALGEDYTEISTTDLPGFSAAAVAGHSGKIRSIRAANGRNLLLFLSRTHFYEGKGVAAVVHPVRTAAAAGCSTMVLTNGCGGLNPSWSPGTPVLIKDHINLTASSPLVGANFVDLTDLYSARLRDLAKQVDSSLDEGVYVQFTGPHYETPAEVKMAGILGGDLVGMSTTLEAIAAREAGMEILGISLVTNLAAGISDQPLNHAEVLEAGRNAATRMGALLSDLVPKI; encoded by the coding sequence GTGACCACCCCTTACGAACTCGCCAAGGAAGCCGCCGCCGCGCTCGCTGAGAAGACCGGCGTCGAGAAGCACGACATCGCGCTGGTGCTGGGCTCGGGCTGGCTGCCCGCCGCCGACGCGCTCGGGGAGGACTACACCGAGATCTCGACCACCGACCTGCCCGGCTTCAGCGCCGCCGCGGTCGCCGGTCACAGCGGCAAGATCCGCTCCATCCGGGCGGCCAACGGCCGCAACCTGCTCCTCTTCCTCAGCCGCACCCACTTCTACGAGGGCAAGGGTGTCGCCGCGGTCGTGCACCCGGTCCGCACCGCCGCGGCAGCGGGCTGCTCGACCATGGTGCTCACCAACGGCTGCGGCGGCCTCAACCCGTCCTGGTCCCCCGGCACTCCGGTCCTGATCAAGGACCACATCAACCTCACCGCGTCCTCGCCGCTGGTGGGCGCGAACTTCGTCGACCTCACCGACCTCTACTCGGCGCGTCTGCGTGACTTGGCCAAGCAGGTCGACTCCTCCCTGGACGAGGGCGTGTACGTCCAGTTCACCGGCCCCCACTACGAGACCCCCGCCGAGGTGAAGATGGCCGGAATCCTCGGCGGCGACCTGGTCGGCATGTCGACCACGCTCGAGGCGATCGCGGCTCGCGAGGCCGGGATGGAGATCCTCGGGATCTCGCTGGTCACCAACCTGGCCGCCGGCATCTCCGACCAGCCGCTGAACCACGCCGAGGTCCTCGAGGCCGGCCGCAACGCCGCCACCCGGATGGGCGCGCTTCTCAGCGACCTGGTGCCCAAGATCTGA
- a CDS encoding gamma-glutamylcyclotransferase yields MTLYAAYGVNLDPALMSERCPHSPLRTTGWLSGWRLTFGGEDNAMGEGPMVTIVQDPFEQVFVAVYDVVDQDMEALEKWELADIGLYFKAKVRISALAEDLLCEAYVLDTYEGGIPDARYLGALADAAEAAGAPDDYVHALRTRPCRSND; encoded by the coding sequence GTGACTCTCTATGCGGCCTATGGCGTCAACCTCGACCCTGCGCTGATGAGCGAGCGCTGCCCCCATTCACCGCTGCGGACCACCGGCTGGCTCAGCGGATGGCGGCTCACCTTCGGCGGCGAGGACAACGCCATGGGCGAGGGGCCGATGGTCACCATCGTCCAGGATCCGTTCGAGCAGGTCTTCGTCGCCGTCTACGACGTCGTGGACCAGGACATGGAGGCGCTGGAGAAGTGGGAGCTGGCCGACATCGGCCTCTACTTCAAGGCCAAGGTGCGGATCTCCGCCCTCGCCGAGGACCTGCTCTGCGAGGCCTATGTGCTCGACACGTACGAGGGTGGGATCCCGGATGCCCGCTACCTGGGCGCGCTGGCCGATGCCGCCGAGGCGGCCGGGGCGCCGGACGACTACGTGCACGCGCTGCGTACGAGGCCCTGCCGGTCCAACGACTGA
- the lpdA gene encoding dihydrolipoyl dehydrogenase — translation MTHFDVLVLGAGPGGYVAAIRAAQLGKSVAVVEDKYWGGVCLNVGCIPSKALLRNAEIAHIITHEKKTFGISGDATMDFGATWKRSRGVADASAKGVHYLMKKNKITEIDGWGTLTGPKAIAVKGKDGASTDYTFDNLIIGTGATVRSVPGVVPNGQNIVTYEEQILTEELPSSIIIGGSGAIGVEFAYVLKNFGVDVTIVEFLDRMVPTEDADVSKELLRQYKKLGVNVMLSTAVKSAEDTGSGVKVKVAPAAGGEEQVLEADKFLAAFGFAPRVEGFGLDKAGVELTDRGAIAVDARGRTNVEGIYAIGDCTGKLMLAHTAEAMGVVAAETIADAETMEINFDMIPRATFCQPQIASFGYSEAQAKEKGYDVKTSSFPFSANGKARGMAEGVGFVKIVADAEHNEILGAHMIGPEVTELLPALTLAQQWDLTADEVARNVFAHPTLSEAMKEAIEGIAGHMINL, via the coding sequence GTGACCCACTTTGATGTTCTCGTCCTCGGCGCTGGCCCCGGTGGCTACGTCGCCGCCATCCGTGCCGCTCAGCTCGGCAAGTCCGTCGCCGTCGTCGAAGACAAGTACTGGGGCGGCGTCTGCCTCAACGTCGGGTGCATCCCGTCCAAGGCGCTGCTGCGCAACGCCGAGATCGCGCACATCATCACCCACGAGAAGAAGACCTTCGGGATCTCGGGTGACGCGACCATGGACTTCGGTGCGACCTGGAAGCGCAGCCGCGGCGTCGCCGACGCGAGCGCCAAGGGCGTGCACTACCTGATGAAGAAGAACAAGATCACCGAGATCGACGGCTGGGGCACCCTCACCGGGCCGAAGGCGATCGCCGTCAAGGGCAAGGACGGCGCCTCGACCGACTACACCTTCGACAACCTCATCATCGGCACCGGCGCGACCGTCCGCTCGGTCCCGGGTGTCGTGCCCAACGGGCAGAACATCGTGACCTACGAGGAGCAGATCCTCACCGAGGAGCTGCCGAGCTCGATCATCATCGGCGGCTCGGGCGCGATCGGCGTCGAGTTCGCCTACGTGCTGAAGAACTTCGGCGTGGACGTCACGATCGTCGAGTTCCTCGACCGGATGGTGCCGACCGAGGACGCCGACGTGTCCAAGGAGCTGCTGCGCCAGTACAAGAAGCTCGGCGTCAACGTGATGCTCTCGACCGCGGTCAAGAGCGCCGAGGACACCGGCTCGGGTGTGAAGGTCAAGGTGGCTCCGGCCGCCGGTGGCGAGGAGCAGGTGCTCGAGGCCGACAAGTTCCTGGCGGCCTTCGGGTTCGCGCCGCGGGTCGAGGGCTTCGGCCTCGACAAGGCCGGCGTCGAGCTCACAGACCGGGGCGCGATCGCGGTCGACGCCCGTGGCCGCACCAACGTCGAGGGCATCTACGCCATCGGTGACTGCACCGGCAAGCTGATGCTCGCCCACACCGCCGAGGCGATGGGTGTCGTGGCCGCGGAGACCATCGCGGACGCCGAGACCATGGAGATCAACTTCGACATGATCCCGCGCGCGACGTTCTGCCAGCCGCAGATCGCGTCGTTCGGCTACTCCGAGGCGCAGGCCAAGGAGAAGGGCTACGACGTCAAGACCTCCTCCTTCCCGTTCTCCGCCAACGGCAAGGCCCGCGGCATGGCTGAGGGTGTCGGCTTCGTGAAGATCGTCGCCGACGCCGAGCACAACGAGATCCTCGGCGCCCACATGATCGGCCCCGAGGTCACCGAGCTGCTGCCCGCGCTGACGCTCGCCCAGCAGTGGGACCTCACCGCCGACGAGGTCGCGCGCAACGTCTTCGCCCACCCGACGCTCTCGGAGGCGATGAAGGAAGCCATCGAGGGCATCGCGGGACACATGATCAACCTGTGA
- a CDS encoding TetR/AcrR family transcriptional regulator codes for MTSPANPTRSDAVRNRDLLVAAAREILAEQGLDAPMSAVAKRAGVGQGTLYRHFPDRLTLATAVLEENVRDIEQVATRPDATLADVLGVVTWQMIHSTAFVGIVRLSGEEISQGLADRVRTVIDGLPNGSRTTDDIMLALAMVSGGVHGPTPEAREAAARRAWALLGIEIGPVTPGR; via the coding sequence ATGACGAGCCCCGCCAACCCGACCCGAAGCGACGCGGTCCGCAACCGGGACCTCCTGGTCGCCGCTGCGCGCGAGATCCTCGCCGAGCAGGGTCTCGACGCTCCGATGTCTGCCGTCGCCAAGCGCGCCGGCGTCGGCCAGGGCACCCTCTACCGCCACTTCCCCGACCGGCTCACCCTGGCGACGGCCGTGCTGGAGGAGAACGTGCGCGACATCGAGCAGGTCGCGACCCGCCCCGACGCGACGCTGGCCGACGTGCTCGGTGTCGTCACCTGGCAGATGATCCACTCGACCGCCTTCGTCGGCATCGTGCGCCTCAGCGGCGAGGAGATCTCGCAGGGCCTGGCCGACCGGGTACGCACCGTCATCGACGGGCTCCCGAACGGGAGCCGCACCACCGACGACATCATGCTCGCCCTCGCGATGGTCTCCGGCGGGGTGCACGGGCCCACCCCGGAGGCCCGCGAGGCCGCCGCCCGCCGGGCCTGGGCCCTGCTCGGGATCGAGATCGGCCCGGTCACGCCCGGTCGCTAG